From the Pseudomonadota bacterium genome, one window contains:
- a CDS encoding sodium-dependent transporter, with protein MAATVKRQSLQGQWSTRMAFILAVTGSAVGLGNIWKFPYIAGENGGGAFVLIYLLCVFMVGLPIMMSEILIGRRGRRNPVTTMRIVGEEEGGSRNWALVGIMGIIAGVLILSFYSVIAGWAMSYVFSTAGGTFVDADASQVKSIFEQLSGSWKLSAFWHTVFIVITVAVVAQGVQRGLERLVKILMPALLVLLLILLVFSMNSGYFGQAVEFMFRPNFSALTPSGVLVALGHAFFTLSLGMGAVMAYGAYLPEGTSITSTSVIVVLADTGIALLAGLIIFPVVFANGLESDAGPGLIFQTLPLAFGQMPGGVFFGTLFFILLSFAAWTSSIGMIEPAVAWMSESKGIKRGVAAGILGGFTWVIGFGTVFSWNLWQDKTFFQGTFFDNLDYLISNVALPLGGLMITIFAGWVMCRNSTSDELNCGTGAMYKGWRFLARYVAPVAVILVLIEAASGGIVSDYLSKIGD; from the coding sequence ATGGCTGCCACCGTAAAGCGTCAATCCCTGCAGGGCCAGTGGTCGACGCGCATGGCCTTTATTCTCGCGGTTACCGGCTCGGCGGTCGGTCTGGGGAATATCTGGAAGTTTCCCTATATCGCCGGTGAAAACGGTGGTGGGGCCTTTGTCCTGATTTACCTGCTCTGCGTTTTTATGGTCGGTCTGCCGATCATGATGTCCGAGATCCTGATCGGCCGGCGTGGCCGGCGCAACCCGGTCACGACGATGAGGATAGTCGGCGAAGAGGAGGGCGGCAGCCGCAACTGGGCCCTGGTCGGCATCATGGGGATCATCGCAGGCGTGTTGATTCTTTCTTTTTACAGCGTCATTGCCGGTTGGGCGATGTCCTATGTTTTTTCGACGGCTGGCGGCACCTTTGTCGATGCCGATGCGAGTCAGGTCAAGTCGATATTCGAACAGCTATCGGGTAGCTGGAAACTCTCGGCTTTCTGGCACACGGTTTTTATTGTAATCACGGTAGCTGTCGTTGCGCAGGGTGTGCAAAGAGGTCTGGAGCGGCTGGTGAAAATCCTGATGCCGGCCTTGCTTGTTTTACTGCTGATATTGCTGGTGTTCAGCATGAACTCCGGTTACTTCGGTCAGGCCGTCGAGTTCATGTTCCGGCCGAATTTCAGCGCGCTGACACCTTCCGGCGTGCTGGTTGCACTGGGCCACGCCTTCTTCACGCTGAGCCTGGGGATGGGCGCGGTGATGGCCTATGGCGCTTATTTGCCGGAAGGTACATCGATCACCAGTACCTCGGTGATCGTGGTGCTGGCAGACACGGGGATCGCCTTGCTGGCAGGCCTGATTATTTTTCCGGTGGTTTTTGCGAACGGCCTCGAGTCGGATGCCGGGCCCGGGCTGATCTTCCAGACCCTCCCGCTGGCTTTTGGGCAGATGCCTGGCGGCGTGTTTTTCGGCACGCTGTTTTTCATATTGCTGAGTTTCGCCGCCTGGACCTCATCGATCGGCATGATCGAGCCGGCAGTCGCCTGGATGTCGGAGAGCAAGGGCATCAAAAGAGGCGTAGCTGCCGGCATACTCGGCGGATTTACCTGGGTAATCGGTTTTGGCACGGTGTTTTCGTGGAACCTGTGGCAAGACAAGACATTCTTTCAAGGGACTTTTTTCGACAACCTCGATTACCTGATCAGCAATGTTGCGCTGCCGCTCGGTGGTTTGATGATCACGATATTCGCCGGCTGGGTGATGTGCAGGAATTCGACCAGCGATGAACTGAACTGCGGGACCGGAGCGATGTACAAAGGCTGGCGCTTCCTGGCGCGCTATGTCGCGCCGGTTGCGGTGATCCTGGTGTTGATCGAGGCGGCGAGCGGCGGCATAGTTTCGGACTACCTGTCAAAGATCGGAGATTAG
- a CDS encoding type II toxin-antitoxin system RatA family toxin produces the protein MKRIRRSALVPFSARQMFSLVDDVPRYPEFLPWCSDSEVLTREPGRVLARLEVSKGTFRKSFTTTNRIEPYSGIYMVLEEGPFSMFEGNWTFAELRDDACKVELDLQFEFTSPLMSMILSPLFEDIGNTLVDAFSRRAESVYA, from the coding sequence GTGAAACGAATCCGCCGAAGTGCGCTGGTGCCGTTTAGCGCCCGGCAAATGTTCTCGTTGGTGGACGATGTCCCGCGGTACCCGGAATTTTTGCCGTGGTGCAGCGATTCCGAAGTGCTGACTCGTGAGCCCGGCCGGGTGCTGGCCAGGCTGGAAGTCAGCAAGGGCACATTTCGCAAAAGTTTTACCACCACCAACCGGATAGAGCCTTACTCGGGTATTTATATGGTGCTGGAAGAAGGGCCATTCAGCATGTTCGAAGGGAACTGGACCTTTGCGGAACTCCGCGACGATGCCTGCAAGGTCGAACTCGATCTCCAGTTTGAATTTACCAGCCCGCTGATGTCGATGATTCTGAGCCCGTTATTTGAAGATATCGGCAATACTCTGGTTGATGCCTTCTCAAGACGGGCTGAGTCTGTCTATGCCTGA
- a CDS encoding RnfH family protein, which produces MPEYIDIEVAYARPGKQLIVPLNVPVGTTIEKAIALSRIAQKFTEIDPGKLVVGIFGKRAKLDHRLADGERIEIYRPLKADPREIRRQLAAQGKTMGKARKTDQ; this is translated from the coding sequence ATGCCTGAATACATCGATATCGAAGTTGCCTACGCGAGGCCGGGAAAGCAATTGATCGTGCCCCTCAACGTGCCCGTCGGCACGACTATCGAAAAGGCCATCGCGTTGTCCCGGATAGCGCAAAAATTCACGGAAATCGATCCTGGAAAGCTGGTCGTGGGGATTTTTGGCAAACGGGCGAAGCTGGATCACCGGCTCGCCGACGGTGAGCGCATCGAAATTTACCGACCGTTGAAAGCGGACCCGCGGGAGATTCGGCGGCAACTGGCCGCGCAGGGCAAAACCATGGGCAAGGCCAGGAAAACCGATCAGTAG
- a CDS encoding outer membrane protein assembly factor BamE has protein sequence MNLVAAMLVAAALAGGCVYRINIQQGNLLDADLIEQVEIGMTRLQVRFLLGTPLVNNPFDKDRWDYYYYFKEGKTREKTTHHFVVFFDGDQVSRFDRIAGEPSTDEASGY, from the coding sequence TTGAACCTGGTTGCAGCGATGCTGGTCGCTGCCGCCTTGGCCGGCGGCTGCGTCTATCGCATCAACATTCAGCAGGGCAATCTGCTGGATGCGGATCTCATCGAACAAGTCGAAATCGGAATGACCCGCCTGCAAGTCCGGTTTTTGCTGGGTACGCCACTGGTCAACAATCCTTTCGATAAGGATCGCTGGGATTATTATTACTATTTCAAGGAGGGGAAAACCCGCGAAAAAACCACCCATCATTTTGTGGTTTTCTTTGATGGCGACCAGGTTAGCCGTTTTGACAGGATTGCCGGGGAGCCTTCGACCGACGAAGCATCAGGCTACTGA
- the fur gene encoding ferric iron uptake transcriptional regulator, whose product MERSELRKAGLKVTQPRMRILNILESSDQRHMSAEDIYKSLLESGEDIGLATVYRVLTQFQTAGLVSRHNFDGGHSVFELDTGVHHDHIVCNDCGRIEEFMNPVIESRQEEIAKEHGFSLVAHSMILYGRCLNPDCPHRTDEN is encoded by the coding sequence ATGGAACGCAGCGAACTGAGAAAAGCGGGACTCAAGGTAACGCAGCCGCGGATGCGGATATTGAACATCCTGGAAAGCAGCGACCAGCGCCATATGAGCGCCGAGGATATCTACAAGTCGCTGCTGGAGTCGGGCGAGGATATCGGCCTGGCGACAGTCTATCGGGTTCTCACCCAGTTCCAGACGGCCGGTCTTGTGTCGCGGCATAATTTCGATGGTGGTCATTCTGTTTTTGAACTGGATACGGGCGTTCATCACGATCATATCGTGTGCAACGATTGTGGCCGCATCGAAGAATTCATGAACCCGGTTATCGAAAGCCGGCAGGAGGAGATCGCGAAGGAACACGGGTTCAGCCTGGTCGCGCACTCGATGATTCTTTACGGTCGCTGCCTGAACCCGGACTGCCCGCACCGGACCGACGAGAATTAA
- the recN gene encoding DNA repair protein RecN — protein MLSHIRIRNFAIIDEAELELSPGMTVLTGETGAGKSILVGALGLVLGDRADSATVRHGAERAEITASFEIDPDSPALAWLREQALDSEDECVLRRVISREGRSKSFINGQSVPLRSLTELGEQLVDIHGQHAHQSLLRKPTQMELLDTHGGHADLGQDVERSHRNWQSLAADLNSVQDQQKDREARLDLLRYQVRELDALALQDGELEQLELERKKLAHSGMLMERAQQALQFLYENDNGSAQSLVSQAASAVGGAVELDPSLKATLEMIGEADIRISEAAEDLRRYLDGMEIDPERQRQVESRLDSAHELARKHKLEPHRLLAHLATMQTELENLENAESRLEKLTVDVTRAKSNYLEFAKKLSAIRVRNATRLSSEVSAVMQKLGMPGGRFVCQVTEVAESNYSAKGLDDIEFLVAANPGQPEQAIGKVASGGELSRISLAVQVILADSSQVPSLVFDEVDSGIGGGVAEIVGRHLRELGGRYQVMCVTHLPQVASQSHQHLRIMKITDGKTTRTALSHLEGEEKVEELARMLGGVDITTKTREHAREMIARTASR, from the coding sequence ATGCTGAGCCATATCAGAATTCGCAACTTCGCCATCATCGACGAAGCAGAACTGGAACTGAGTCCGGGAATGACCGTACTGACCGGTGAGACCGGCGCCGGGAAATCCATCCTGGTCGGCGCGTTGGGGCTGGTGCTCGGTGACCGCGCAGACAGCGCCACGGTTCGCCATGGCGCCGAGCGAGCCGAGATTACCGCAAGTTTTGAAATCGACCCTGACTCGCCTGCGCTCGCCTGGCTGCGCGAGCAAGCCCTGGATTCAGAGGATGAATGCGTATTGCGGCGGGTCATCAGCCGTGAAGGCCGCTCGAAGTCCTTTATCAACGGTCAATCGGTCCCGCTGCGCTCGCTGACCGAACTCGGCGAGCAACTGGTCGATATTCATGGCCAGCACGCGCATCAGTCGCTGCTCCGCAAACCGACCCAGATGGAACTGCTGGATACCCATGGCGGTCATGCGGACCTTGGCCAGGATGTCGAGCGCTCCCACCGCAACTGGCAGTCACTGGCGGCGGACCTGAACTCAGTACAGGATCAGCAAAAGGACCGTGAAGCGCGGCTGGACCTGTTGCGATACCAGGTCCGCGAACTCGATGCGCTGGCGCTGCAAGACGGTGAACTGGAGCAACTCGAGCTTGAGCGAAAAAAACTGGCGCATTCGGGCATGCTGATGGAAAGGGCCCAGCAGGCACTGCAATTTCTGTACGAGAACGACAATGGATCTGCGCAGTCTTTGGTGTCCCAGGCCGCCAGCGCGGTCGGCGGTGCGGTGGAACTCGATCCGTCGCTCAAAGCGACGCTGGAGATGATCGGCGAAGCGGACATCCGGATTTCAGAAGCGGCCGAAGACCTGCGCCGTTATCTCGATGGCATGGAAATCGACCCCGAGCGGCAGCGGCAGGTGGAATCCAGGCTCGACAGCGCGCATGAACTGGCGCGCAAGCACAAGCTGGAACCCCATCGGCTACTGGCGCACCTGGCAACGATGCAGACCGAGTTGGAAAACCTGGAGAATGCCGAAAGCCGGCTTGAAAAACTGACCGTAGACGTCACCCGGGCGAAAAGCAATTACCTGGAGTTTGCCAAAAAGCTTTCCGCAATCAGGGTTCGCAACGCCACCAGGCTCAGCAGCGAAGTCAGCGCGGTGATGCAAAAACTCGGCATGCCCGGCGGACGCTTTGTTTGCCAGGTAACGGAAGTCGCTGAATCGAATTATTCGGCCAAAGGCCTGGATGACATCGAGTTCCTGGTCGCCGCCAACCCGGGACAACCGGAACAAGCGATCGGCAAAGTAGCGTCAGGCGGCGAGCTATCCCGTATCAGCCTGGCCGTCCAGGTGATTCTTGCCGATAGCAGCCAGGTCCCCAGCCTGGTGTTCGATGAGGTCGATAGCGGTATCGGGGGCGGTGTTGCGGAAATTGTCGGGCGGCACCTGCGCGAACTCGGCGGGCGTTACCAGGTGATGTGCGTAACTCATCTCCCGCAGGTTGCGAGCCAGTCCCATCAGCACCTGCGCATCATGAAAATTACCGATGGCAAAACCACGCGAACGGCGCTCAGCCATCTTGAAGGCGAAGAAAAAGTCGAAGAACTCGCACGCATGCTCGGCGGCGTGGATATCACGACCAAGACCAGGGAACACGCGCGGGAAATGATTGCCCGGACCGCAAGCAGATAA
- a CDS encoding NAD(+) kinase, with protein MNKQFRKIALVGKHRESAEAQAMAALGAHLLATGREVLLPAATAGKIDLPGAQACDPEKLAATADLLIAIGGDGTMLDAASLVAGSTTPVLGINRGRLGFLADIGQVDMLPKVDEVLAGNYQEDQRLYLEVSLSSGAKEQTLNALNDVVIQRSETGRMVDIETMVDGQYVNTHTGDGLIVATATGSTAYALSCGGPIIQPSLDALLLVPVCPHTLSDRPIVIPADSAISLRLARSPRGNVPIFCDGHLLGNMDENQTLSIRASKQRLTLIHPADYDYYRMLRSKLRWGDSSRSNREPTS; from the coding sequence ATGAACAAGCAATTCCGAAAAATCGCGCTGGTCGGCAAGCATCGGGAGAGCGCTGAAGCCCAGGCCATGGCAGCCCTGGGTGCACACCTGTTGGCGACCGGTCGCGAAGTGCTGCTCCCGGCGGCGACCGCCGGGAAAATCGATTTGCCCGGCGCGCAGGCGTGTGACCCGGAAAAACTTGCTGCCACCGCCGACCTTTTGATCGCCATTGGTGGTGATGGAACCATGCTGGACGCGGCTTCGCTGGTCGCCGGCAGTACCACGCCGGTGCTTGGCATCAATCGCGGCCGGCTCGGCTTTCTGGCCGATATCGGTCAGGTCGACATGCTGCCGAAGGTAGACGAAGTGCTGGCCGGCAATTACCAGGAGGACCAGCGACTGTACCTGGAGGTCTCCTTGAGCAGCGGAGCAAAGGAGCAAACGCTAAACGCACTCAACGATGTGGTCATTCAGCGTTCGGAGACCGGCCGCATGGTCGATATAGAGACCATGGTCGATGGCCAGTACGTCAACACCCACACCGGCGATGGGCTGATCGTCGCGACCGCAACCGGCTCGACCGCCTATGCGCTTTCCTGCGGCGGACCCATCATTCAACCGTCTCTCGACGCTTTGTTGCTGGTTCCTGTTTGCCCGCATACGCTCAGCGACCGGCCGATAGTGATCCCCGCGGACTCCGCCATCAGCCTGCGGCTGGCGCGATCGCCGCGCGGTAACGTGCCGATTTTTTGCGATGGCCACCTGCTTGGGAATATGGACGAGAACCAGACGCTGTCGATCCGCGCCAGCAAGCAACGCCTGACGCTGATTCATCCCGCCGATTACGATTATTACCGCATGTTGCGATCCAAGCTGCGCTGGGGAGACAGCAGTCGGAGCAACCGCGAGCCAACGAGCTGA
- the hrcA gene encoding heat-inducible transcriptional repressor HrcA yields the protein MISAKHDELPNERARQLLKALVERYIEKGLPVGSRTLAKGSGMDLSPATIRNVMADLEDHGFIAAPHTSAGRVPTQKGYRLFVDTLVKLKPPTGKEIHSLEEQLSGRGEDIKSLVESASTLLSSLTHLAGIVTVPRQPHPALSQIEFLPLSDRRVLAIMVVNNEEVQNRILHLERDFSADELRQAANYLNQEFAGRKLDDVRRGILEKLQETRANMNQLMADAIQIASAALSPEEGDQNAYVLAGQTNLMDIADLSDVDKLRELFDGFTRQRDILHLLDQSLAAGGVQIFIGQESGYRMLDECSLVAAPYEVNREVVGVLAVIGPTRMAYERIIPIVDVTARLLGSALNSRF from the coding sequence ATGATTTCGGCAAAGCATGACGAATTGCCCAACGAACGCGCGCGCCAGCTTTTGAAGGCTCTGGTCGAGCGGTATATCGAAAAAGGTTTGCCGGTCGGTTCGCGAACGCTGGCCAAAGGATCGGGCATGGATCTCAGTCCGGCGACGATTCGCAACGTCATGGCCGATCTAGAAGACCATGGATTCATCGCTGCGCCGCATACCTCGGCCGGCCGTGTGCCCACGCAGAAAGGTTACCGCCTGTTCGTGGATACCCTGGTCAAACTCAAGCCGCCAACCGGCAAGGAAATCCATAGCCTGGAAGAACAACTGTCCGGGCGTGGTGAAGACATCAAAAGCCTGGTGGAGTCAGCGAGTACCCTTTTGTCGAGCCTGACTCACCTGGCCGGCATCGTTACTGTGCCACGGCAACCTCATCCCGCTCTGAGCCAGATCGAGTTTCTGCCCTTGTCCGATCGACGGGTCCTCGCGATCATGGTGGTCAATAACGAGGAGGTCCAGAACCGCATTCTTCACCTGGAGCGGGATTTTTCGGCCGACGAATTGCGGCAGGCCGCCAATTACCTGAACCAGGAATTTGCCGGTCGCAAACTGGACGATGTGCGCCGGGGGATCCTGGAAAAGCTTCAGGAAACCCGTGCGAACATGAACCAGCTAATGGCTGACGCGATCCAGATCGCCAGTGCGGCGCTGAGCCCGGAAGAGGGCGATCAAAACGCCTACGTCCTGGCGGGCCAGACCAACCTGATGGATATTGCGGATCTTTCCGACGTGGACAAGTTGCGTGAGCTGTTCGACGGATTCACGCGTCAGCGGGACATCCTGCATTTGCTGGATCAAAGCCTGGCGGCAGGCGGTGTACAGATTTTTATCGGTCAGGAGTCCGGTTACCGCATGCTTGACGAATGCAGCCTGGTAGCGGCGCCTTACGAAGTGAATCGTGAAGTGGTTGGCGTACTCGCCGTTATCGGTCCGACCCGTATGGCTTACGAGCGTATTATTCCGATCGTGGATGTAACCGCCAGATTGCTGGGTTCCGCCTTGAACTCCAGGTTCTGA
- the grpE gene encoding nucleotide exchange factor GrpE, which translates to MGTDQKQPDDAADPENAAADKQGPKEDASAETPPLTESERELVDAKHKAEENWELYLRTAAELENVRKRGQRELENARRYGIDRFAQELLAVGDSLEKGLEAASEEPSVEILMAGKEATLKQLKQLMERFNIVELNPLGEAFDPELHEAMTTQPSEEYQPGQVMAVVQKGYRIHDRLLRPARVIIAAEAENPEEGNS; encoded by the coding sequence ATGGGTACAGATCAGAAACAGCCTGATGACGCGGCGGATCCGGAAAACGCGGCTGCGGACAAGCAGGGTCCGAAGGAGGATGCGTCCGCGGAAACGCCCCCGTTGACCGAGTCGGAGCGCGAGCTGGTCGACGCCAAGCACAAGGCGGAAGAGAACTGGGAACTGTATCTGCGCACTGCGGCAGAGTTGGAAAATGTTCGCAAGCGCGGTCAGCGGGAATTAGAAAATGCACGCCGTTATGGAATTGACCGATTCGCACAGGAATTGCTTGCGGTAGGGGACAGCCTGGAAAAGGGGCTCGAAGCGGCCAGCGAGGAACCCAGCGTGGAGATCCTGATGGCGGGCAAGGAGGCCACGCTGAAGCAACTCAAACAGTTGATGGAAAGATTCAACATCGTTGAACTGAACCCGCTCGGCGAAGCATTCGACCCTGAATTGCACGAAGCGATGACCACCCAGCCCAGTGAAGAATACCAGCCGGGTCAGGTAATGGCGGTGGTCCAGAAGGGCTACCGCATCCATGACCGGCTGCTCAGGCCGGCACGCGTCATTATTGCTGCAGAGGCCGAAAATCCGGAAGAGGGAAACTCTTGA
- the dnaK gene encoding molecular chaperone DnaK, translating into MGKVIGIDLGTTNSCVAVMDGNNPKVIENSEGDRTTPSVVAFTKDDEVLVGQAAKRQAVTNPTNTLFAVKRLIGRRFKDEVVGRDMDMVPYKIVEADNGDAWVEANGKKMAAPEISARILMKMKQTAEDYLGEKVTEAVITVPAYFNDSQRQATKDAGKIAGLDVKRIINEPTAAALAYGMDKQRGDRKIAVYDLGGGTFDISIIEIAVVDGEHQFEVLATNGDTFLGGEDFDLRVIEYLADTFKKESGVDVRQDPLAMQRLKEAAEKAKIELSSAQQTEINLPYITADASGPKHLNIKMTRAKLESLVGELIKRTVGPCKIALKDAGLSAKEIDDVILVGGQTRMPKVQEAVKAFFGKEPRKDVNADEAVAVGAAIQAGVLAGDVKDVLLLDVTPLSLGIETLGGVMTRLIDKNTTIPTKANQVFSTAEDNQTAVTIHVLQGERERGVDNKSLGRFDLSDIPPSRRGLPQIDVTFDIDANGILNVSAKDKATGKEQKIVIKASSGLAEDEIEKMVSDAEAHAEEDRKFRELVNARNQADGLVHATEKSLEDLEDKVEADEKEKIEAAIKDLKEVLDGDDLEAIENGAKALAEASSPLMQRVYEEQVKEAAAEQSQAGDGSEATADEDVVDAEFEEVKDEESKKDD; encoded by the coding sequence ATGGGCAAGGTAATTGGCATAGACCTGGGAACCACGAACTCGTGTGTGGCCGTCATGGACGGCAACAACCCAAAGGTTATTGAAAACAGCGAGGGCGATCGCACGACCCCGTCGGTGGTTGCGTTTACCAAGGACGACGAAGTCCTGGTGGGTCAGGCGGCGAAACGGCAGGCGGTAACCAACCCGACCAACACCTTGTTTGCGGTCAAGCGGCTGATCGGCCGCAGGTTCAAGGACGAAGTGGTGGGGCGTGATATGGACATGGTGCCTTACAAGATTGTCGAAGCGGACAATGGCGATGCCTGGGTCGAAGCCAACGGCAAAAAGATGGCGGCGCCGGAAATATCCGCCAGGATCCTGATGAAAATGAAGCAGACCGCCGAAGATTACCTGGGCGAGAAAGTGACCGAGGCGGTGATCACGGTCCCGGCCTATTTCAACGATTCGCAGCGTCAGGCGACTAAGGACGCCGGCAAAATCGCCGGCCTGGATGTCAAGCGCATCATCAACGAGCCAACCGCGGCCGCGCTTGCTTATGGCATGGATAAACAGCGTGGGGATCGCAAGATAGCGGTCTACGACCTCGGTGGCGGCACCTTCGATATCTCGATCATCGAGATCGCGGTCGTCGATGGCGAACACCAGTTTGAAGTACTCGCCACCAACGGCGATACCTTTCTCGGGGGCGAGGATTTCGATCTTCGAGTGATCGAATACCTGGCAGACACGTTCAAAAAGGAAAGCGGTGTCGATGTGCGCCAGGATCCGCTGGCGATGCAGCGCCTCAAAGAGGCGGCCGAGAAAGCCAAGATCGAGTTGTCTTCAGCGCAGCAGACCGAAATCAATCTGCCGTATATCACGGCGGATGCCAGCGGGCCCAAGCATCTGAACATCAAGATGACGCGGGCGAAGCTCGAATCACTGGTCGGAGAATTGATCAAACGTACCGTTGGCCCGTGCAAGATCGCGCTCAAAGACGCCGGTTTGTCGGCCAAGGAGATTGACGACGTGATCCTGGTCGGTGGACAGACCCGCATGCCGAAGGTTCAGGAGGCAGTGAAAGCGTTCTTTGGCAAGGAGCCCCGCAAGGACGTCAACGCGGACGAGGCGGTAGCCGTGGGTGCCGCCATCCAGGCCGGTGTTCTGGCTGGCGATGTCAAGGATGTCTTGCTGCTTGATGTGACGCCGCTGTCGCTGGGCATTGAAACGCTCGGTGGCGTGATGACGCGGTTGATCGACAAAAATACCACGATTCCGACCAAGGCCAACCAGGTGTTTTCGACTGCCGAGGATAATCAGACTGCGGTAACGATTCATGTCCTGCAGGGCGAGCGCGAGCGGGGGGTCGACAACAAATCTCTGGGTCGTTTCGATTTGTCCGATATACCCCCATCGCGGCGCGGCCTGCCGCAGATCGATGTAACTTTTGACATCGACGCCAACGGTATTCTGAATGTATCGGCCAAGGACAAGGCGACTGGCAAGGAGCAAAAGATTGTCATCAAGGCTTCGAGCGGTCTTGCCGAGGATGAAATCGAGAAAATGGTCTCAGATGCCGAAGCGCATGCCGAAGAAGACCGGAAATTCCGCGAACTGGTCAATGCCAGGAACCAGGCCGATGGCCTGGTGCATGCGACGGAAAAGTCTCTTGAGGACCTGGAAGACAAGGTCGAGGCAGACGAGAAAGAAAAGATCGAAGCTGCGATCAAGGACCTCAAGGAGGTGCTCGACGGTGACGATTTGGAAGCCATCGAAAATGGCGCGAAGGCCCTGGCCGAAGCATCTTCTCCGTTGATGCAAAGAGTTTACGAGGAGCAGGTCAAGGAGGCGGCAGCCGAACAATCGCAGGCCGGTGACGGCAGCGAAGCGACGGCGGATGAGGATGTCGTCGACGCCGAGTTTGAGGAAGTGAAGGACGAAGAGTCCAAAAAGGACGATTGA
- the dnaJ gene encoding molecular chaperone DnaJ, protein MSKRDYYETLAVKRGASAAEIKKAYRRLAMKHHPDRNPGNDDAEAHFKEAKEAYEVLSNEPKRAAYDQFGHAGLDGAAGAGGFNPGVAFSDIFGDIFGDIFGGGRRGGRHQVFRGADLRYQLDLDLEQAVFGDDVEVSYSTLSECESCHGSGARAGSEPQTCPSCGGHGQVRMSQGMFSIQQTCPRCRGTGQQIVDPCDGCAGRGRINKRRTLSVKVPAGVDTGDRIRLSGEGEAGRNGGPAGDLYVEIRVRAHEIFQRDGAHLHCEIPISMATALLGDTVEVPTLAGEVSLKIPAGTQSAKVFRLRGKGAAPVRGGPAGDLFCKVKLETPVNLTDEQQELVRQLEKSLNAGGKRHHPHSRSWLDTVKKFFDKLGA, encoded by the coding sequence ATGAGTAAACGGGATTATTACGAAACTCTTGCTGTCAAGCGGGGCGCGTCGGCGGCCGAGATCAAGAAGGCCTACCGCCGGCTCGCGATGAAACATCATCCCGATCGCAATCCGGGCAATGACGACGCCGAAGCGCATTTCAAGGAAGCCAAGGAAGCCTACGAAGTCCTCAGCAATGAACCCAAGCGGGCGGCCTATGACCAGTTTGGTCATGCCGGTCTGGATGGGGCCGCGGGCGCCGGCGGGTTCAATCCCGGCGTTGCCTTCAGCGATATTTTCGGCGATATTTTCGGCGACATATTCGGCGGTGGGCGGCGCGGCGGCCGTCACCAGGTGTTTCGCGGCGCCGACCTTCGCTATCAACTCGACCTCGATTTAGAGCAGGCGGTTTTTGGCGACGATGTCGAAGTCAGTTACTCGACCCTGAGCGAGTGCGAGAGTTGTCATGGCAGTGGCGCGAGGGCGGGCTCGGAACCGCAGACCTGCCCGTCCTGTGGCGGCCATGGGCAAGTCCGCATGTCGCAGGGTATGTTTTCCATACAGCAGACCTGCCCGCGGTGTCGCGGCACCGGTCAGCAGATCGTCGACCCCTGTGATGGGTGTGCTGGACGGGGGCGCATCAACAAACGCAGGACCTTATCCGTGAAAGTGCCTGCGGGCGTGGATACCGGGGATAGAATCAGGCTGTCCGGCGAAGGCGAAGCCGGGCGCAACGGCGGGCCCGCGGGCGATCTCTATGTCGAAATCAGGGTTCGCGCTCACGAGATTTTCCAGCGTGACGGCGCCCACCTGCATTGCGAGATACCGATCAGCATGGCGACCGCGTTGCTGGGAGACACGGTCGAGGTTCCCACGCTGGCTGGCGAAGTTTCCCTGAAGATTCCAGCCGGAACGCAATCCGCCAAGGTTTTCCGCTTGCGCGGCAAGGGCGCCGCCCCGGTCCGCGGTGGGCCGGCCGGTGATTTGTTCTGCAAGGTTAAACTGGAGACGCCGGTTAACCTGACCGATGAGCAGCAGGAACTGGTGCGCCAACTCGAAAAGAGCCTGAATGCCGGTGGCAAACGTCATCATCCCCATTCCCGTTCCTGGCTGGATACGGTAAAAAAGTTTTTTGACAAACTTGGAGCCTGA